A DNA window from Ranitomeya imitator isolate aRanImi1 chromosome 2, aRanImi1.pri, whole genome shotgun sequence contains the following coding sequences:
- the FIBCD1 gene encoding fibrinogen C domain-containing protein 1, whose amino-acid sequence MGSDRWKNIGGTSQMEDAVQEKSQRTSCGYILCTVLLSVAVLLAVTVTGAVLFMNHYHAPSTEPPPVITTNMEDPNALVTIERADSSHINIFIDPNCPDPLPRLDGFQSSLISALADHDSEMKAAVGKERALLAGLADQVSQMVSQVSRQRADWESLRKGQSGLVSELGALQSEQGRLIQLLSEGHSHVAQLVSSVSEVLDSVHGRSRGKGDLIRSPAKSSRPRGCTNGSKPRDCYDIFISGQQEDGVYSVFPIHYPNGFQVYCDMTTDGGGWTVFQRREDGSVNFFRGWEQYRDGFGKLTGEHWLGLQRLHLLTMQTHYQLRIDLADFENSTAYAQYNTFGVGLYSVNPEDDGYPLTVSDYSGTAGDSLGKHTGMKFTTKDLDNDHSENNCASFYHGAWWYRNCHTSNLNGQYLHGHHASYADGIEWSSWTGWQYSLKFTEMKIRPHREDK is encoded by the exons AGGACCAGCTGTGGCTACATCCTGTGCACGGTGCTGCTGTCCGTGGCTGTCCTGCTGGCTGTCACCGTCACTGGAGCCGTCCTGTTTATGAATCATTACCACGCCCCGTCCACCGAACCCCCACCAGTCATCACTACCAACATGGAGGACCCCAACGCGCTGGTCACCATTGAGAGGGCGGATAGCTCACACATCAATATATTCATCGACCCCAATTGCCCCGACCCGCTGCCTCGCCTGGATGGATTTCAGTCCTCCCTGATATCCGCACTGGCCGACCATGACTCAGAGATGAAAGCGGCAGTGGGCAAGGAGAGGGCACTACTGGCAGGACTGGCCGACCAAGTGTCACAGATGGTATCACAAGTTTCCCGACAGCGAGCGGACTGGGAGAGCCTGCGGAAAGGGCAGAGTGGACTGGTGTCTGAGCTTGGGGCGCTGCAGAGTGAGCAGGGGAGACTCATACAG CTTCTGTCTGAGGGTCACAGTCACGTGGCGCAGCTCGTCAGTTCTGTTAGTGAAGTCCTGGATTCAGTCCATGGAAGATCTCGCGGGAAAGGGGATCTCATACGGTCACCAGCAAAGAGTTCCAGACCTCGTGGCTGCACCAACG GTTCCAAGCCGCGCGACTGCTATGACATCTTCATCAGCGGGCAGCAGGAAGATGGCGTCTACTCCGTGTTCCCCATTCACTATCCAAATGGATTCCAGGTCTACTGTGACATGACCACGGATGGAGGCGGATGGACG GTGTTCCAGAGAAGAGAGGACGGATCTGTGAACTTCTTCCGTGGGTGGGAGCAGTACAGGGATGGATTTGGCAAACTGACAGGAGAACATTGGCTGG GCCTCCAGCGGCTCCACCTGCTGACCATGCAGACACATTACCAGCTCCGCATCGACCTCGCCGACTTCGAGAACTCCACGGCTTACGCCCAGTACAACACGTTTGGTGTGGGCCTGTACTCCGTGAACCCAGAGGATGATGGCTACCCGCTCACTGTGTCCGACTACTCTGGAACGGCAG GCGATTCCTTGGGTAAGCACACGGGAATGAAGTTCACCACCAAAGACCTAGACAACGACCACTCAGAGAACAACTGTGCCAGCTTCTACCACGGGGCCTGGTGGTACCGCAACTGTCATACCTCCAACCTGAACGGGCAGTACCTCCACGGGCATCACGCCTCCTATGCAGATGGCATCGAGTGGTCTTCATGGACTGGCTGGCAGTATTCCCTCAAGTTTACAGAGATGAAGATACGTCCTCACCGGGAGGACAAGTGA